TGGATGTGAACCAATAACATCAAACGAGCTTTGGAACAAAGTTGAGAACGATGAAACCAAAATCAACGCTTCACTTGCTCGCGATTTTCTTTTAACGCTTCCGCGTGAACTTCCTTCTAGCGTGAGAAAACAGCTTTCTATTGATTTCACTGAATGGCTTGTTGAACGCTACAACGTCCAGGCAGAGCTTAATATACACGAGCCAACAGTCGAACAACGTGCAAAAAACGCGTCTGCGCGTTGTGTTCCTGTTGACGACATTCCAGAGCAACCCCATGCCCACATCCTCGTTTCAACTCGTGATGTATTTGGCAAAAAAATTCGTGTTTTAGCTGATAAAAAAAGCGGAAGGGAAGAAATCAAAGAGATTCGCAAAAAATGGGAGATTTTATTGAATGAACAACTCGTTCCTCGCGGTTTTCCTCCGCTTTCGTGCGAAACAAAAGAAACACAGGACACTCTTGCAGCAGAAGAGGCAAAAAGAATTTTGGCAGTTGCAGCAAAAGAAATTTCCAAAGATTAAGGCTGAAATCAAGTCATTGTCGAAATTTATACAACGGCAAGAACGTTTTGCTAAAGTCGGTTCTCTTGCTGCTAAAAGCCAAATTAGTCAAGTTGGATACGCAGCTACACAACAAACAACGCAAAAGGATGTGTATGATGCTCCAAGACAACGAATGTGATTGCGAAAAATGCCAACACGGCACACTTCACAAGCACATTCTCAAAAAATGGGTCAAAGTTGAAGATAAAAACTATCTTGTACGCGCTCGTCAGCTTGTTGTGACGTGCGACGCTCACCTTCGGCAGTTTGTCATCTACCAAGAGTATTTTGACGATTGCGAAGACCTTTTTGATCCCGTTTTCCAATTTGAAGCTTGTGAAGCTTACGCGCCAAGAGAGGCCGCAAATGATTAAAGAAAAAACGAAGCGTCTTCAAATGCTTGAAGAGCGTCTTGAAAACAAAGTCAAAGCGGCCAAAAAAGCCGCTGATGAACTTGAAGTGATTGAGCAACGCGCACAGAATCGTGCAAAGCAAAGAGAAAAGCGCCAAAGTGACAAAGACAGGTACACGCTTGGCCTTGTTCTTAAATTTCTATTTAAAGCGGTTTTCAATGCCGGCAGTAAAGAAAGAATGGATTCTGGAGGCTTTTCCGAAAGAAAAACCCGAAAGATACATCGAATGTCTTGAAAAACACGGAATCAAGGTGGAATAGCCCCTCACGGGGCTTTTTTCATGCCGCAGATCGGCAGCCAGCCGGTCTAGCTGGGGCCTGGTTCTTTTTATCCGGACTTCTGTCAATAACTTCGAGCTTCGGCACATAGTCTCCAGCGAAATGCCCCTGAACGTCCTCTCTTGAAATTAACACTTCGCCCGTATCTTCATCAAAAACTTCTAATGCAGCTTCTTCAAGCTGCATATCAATGCGCTCTAGTTGCTGCATTGAAATGCACCCATCAATAGTTGCTTTGACAACTTCACGAACTGGCATTCCATCATCAAGTTTATGCATTGCTGACCTGACTTTCCCGTGACGTGAAAACTTTGACCACGATTCGTCATCAAATGCATAAATACCTTCATTCCCTTTGCCTTTCATTACTTCTTCGTCGTCAAGCTCATCAAGACCGGTCAAAGCCGCCAAGCCTCGCGACATATACATTGACCTTCGGCCTTTCATTGCAATGAGAAATTCAGAGAGCAGTCCAAGCAAATCCTTTCTTTTGCCAAATACAACGAGTCCAATCAGTTCCCAAGATGAAATGCGTTGACCCTTGCGGCCTTTCTTGACATTCGGAGCCGGTGCCGCTTCAAAAGAGACTGTTTTCGCTGCATAATCTCCCAAACGCTTTGCATTGGCATCGTCAAGATAGATTACACCATCTTTTTTAGACTTAAAGTGTGGCCGCTCAATCCGCAATCCGTGTTCCAAGCTGACTTTTAAATCATACTTTGCACAAGCCTTTGCCCACAAAGCACTCAATTCCGCTTCAAGTTGTTCAGCTTCTTCTCGTGTAAGATGTGGACGATTCAGATACAAAATATGATGACCGTGCCAATGCCAACCTGTTTTTTGTGTAGATTCAGGATGGTCAAGTGTTGTTTCTGCGGTTCTAATGTAATGTTTAATATCCCACTTTGTTGTCAATGCTTTATATGCTTTCCCTTGTTTCATCTTTCGTGACGATTCTTGAAATTTTTCTACATTTTCAATGAGCTTATCACCGAATTTATGACCAGCCGTAAAAGTCGCAAAAACATATGTGTACCCAAGTTCAAGCATTCTTTTAGTCACAAAAGACACGTCTTTGCGACGTTTTGCTTGAATCTTTGCGCCGCAAACCGGACAAACATGGGGAGACGCACAACGAACAACACCGATCACAGCGTGATACCGAGCCATGGCGTCGTCGTCGCCGTCCATGTCTTCATAGGCATGAATCTGGGCTTGGCCGGGTGCGCCCGTAGGTTTGCCGTGTCTTTCCGCTGGAATTACGCCATGACCACAGCACCACGTGCTTTTACTGGGCATAGCCAGTTCCCCGGCTGTCTGAAGATTCTGAAGGCCCTGGCGGGCCAATTCTCTTTGAACCGCTCCGAACCGGGCGCGCTTGATCCGTGCCCGATCCGATCCCGTCCCCTGGCCCCGGTCCCGGGCCAGGGGTGGCAAATCTCCCCTGTTACCAAGGGCCGGGGGCAAGCCCCCGCCGGAACTGACAAAATCCAAAGGCGAAGAATTCCCGACTAAATCAGTGGGAATAGCCTTTTTTGAGAGTTGAGCGGGAGCAGCTTGCAAAGAAAAAACCTCCGACCAAAAGATTTTTCTTTTGTCTCGGAGGTCGCTACTCTTGACTGTTCAAGCCAAGATGATACATGCTTTTGCAGACGCTACGTCTTGGAAGCGCGACCTTCCGGGACATCGGACCAACGGTGTTCCACCACCTTTGGTCCAACCTTTTCAGAGAGAGCCGGTCCCCACCGGCTCTTTCTTTTTTGCCTTGCACCTCTTCTGTCCAAAAATCAAGTAGTTCCTGACATGCATACAGGCGCGGAGCGCTGGAATCCCCGGGACAGTCCCCGGGGATGGCTCTTGGCTCGGGGCTGTTCGGCCTCCCCCTTCCC
The DNA window shown above is from Solidesulfovibrio carbinolicus and carries:
- a CDS encoding MobA/MobL family protein; translation: MAIYRLEVKMVQRSHGHSAVAAAAYRGCSRLIDEQTGEIQDYTRKEGHAYNEIIQPVGCEPITSNELWNKVENDETKINASLARDFLLTLPRELPSSVRKQLSIDFTEWLVERYNVQAELNIHEPTVEQRAKNASARCVPVDDIPEQPHAHILVSTRDVFGKKIRVLADKKSGREEIKEIRKKWEILLNEQLVPRGFPPLSCETKETQDTLAAEEAKRILAVAAKEISKD
- a CDS encoding protein rep, whose translation is MPSKSTWCCGHGVIPAERHGKPTGAPGQAQIHAYEDMDGDDDAMARYHAVIGVVRCASPHVCPVCGAKIQAKRRKDVSFVTKRMLELGYTYVFATFTAGHKFGDKLIENVEKFQESSRKMKQGKAYKALTTKWDIKHYIRTAETTLDHPESTQKTGWHWHGHHILYLNRPHLTREEAEQLEAELSALWAKACAKYDLKVSLEHGLRIERPHFKSKKDGVIYLDDANAKRLGDYAAKTVSFEAAPAPNVKKGRKGQRISSWELIGLVVFGKRKDLLGLLSEFLIAMKGRRSMYMSRGLAALTGLDELDDEEVMKGKGNEGIYAFDDESWSKFSRHGKVRSAMHKLDDGMPVREVVKATIDGCISMQQLERIDMQLEEAALEVFDEDTGEVLISREDVQGHFAGDYVPKLEVIDRSPDKKNQAPARPAGCRSAA